A window of the Lactuca sativa cultivar Salinas chromosome 7, Lsat_Salinas_v11, whole genome shotgun sequence genome harbors these coding sequences:
- the LOC111881383 gene encoding tRNA(His) guanylyltransferase 1 isoform X1, which yields MGAILKVLEKYPDIILAYGFSDEYSFIFKKETKFYQRRASKILSLIVSFFTSLYVEKWREFFPQNNMKSTPSFKSRVICCPSMEVLQAYLAWRQRECHSENQYNTCLWMLIKSGKSEREAHEILKGTKKQEKNEILFQQFGINYKNLPQMYRQGSCVLKTEVEETLKIHDNEPPVKRLQKKVIIVHSENIASRSFWNDYSCLCKDLSCFEQNVNNIKQEYMKLFQFENKLLPFTWIVIRIDGSHFHRFSEVHGFEKPNDEQALKLMNSCAVAVLEEFKDIVFAYGVSDEYSFILKRNTQLYQRRPSEMVSAIVSLFSSTYVMKWKEYFPKKELKYPSNFDGRAVCYPSYEIIRDYLAWRQVDCHINNQYNTCFWMLVKSGKTTKEAQSLLKGTQTQEKNQMLLNLFKIDYKTLPIIFRNGSSVFWDKEMMLTDNGVITKSYKKVVVEHPNIIEDCFWETHPLILEEMSPRS from the exons ATGGGTGCAATTTTGAAAG TGCTTGAGAAGTATCCAGATATAATCTTGGCTTATGGTTTTAGTGATGAATACAG CTTCATTTTCAAGAAAGAAACCAAGTTTTACCAAAGGCGTGCTAG CAAGATTCTTTCCCTCATTGTCTCATTCTTCACATCTTTATATGTGGAAAAATGGAGGGAATTCTTTCCTCAAAACAACATGAAATCTACTCCTTCATTCAAATCACGTGTCATATGCTGTCCATCAATGGAGGTTCTTCAAGCATATCTTGCCTGGAGACAAAGAGAAT gtCATAGCGAAAACCAATACAACACTTGCCTTTGGATGTTGATTAAAAGTGGGAAATCAGAAAGAGAAGCACATGAAATCTTGAAG ggcacaaaaaaacaagaaaaaaacgAGATCCTTTTCCAACAATTTGGTATCAACTACAAAAATCTTCCACAAATGTATCGACAGGGTTCTTGTGTTCTCAAGACAGAG GTTGAGGAAACCTTAAAGATCCATGACAATGAACCCCCTGTAAAAAGACTGCAGAAGAAGGTCATAATCGTCCATTCAGAAAATATAGCTTCTAGAAGTTTCTGGAATGATTACTCCTGTCTTTGCAAAGATCTAAGTTGTTTTGAGCAAAATGTGAATAATATCAAACAAGAGTACATGAAATTGTTTCAGTTTGAGAACAAGTTGCTCCCATTTACTTGGATTGTAATAAGAATAGATGGCTCTCATTTCCACag ATTTTCTGAGGTTCATGGATTTGAGAAGCCTAATGATGAGCAAGCTTTGAAACTTATGAACTCATGTGCAGTTGCTGTTTTAGAGGAGTTTAAAGACATTGTTTTTGCATATGGAGTAAGTGATGAATACAG CTTTATCTTAAAGAGAAATACTCAACTCTATCAAAGACGCCCGAG TGAAATGGTGTCTGCAATTGTGTCATTATTTTCTTCAACATATGTGATGAAATGGAAAGAATATTTCCCTaaaaaagagttgaaatatcCATCAAATTTTGATGGAAGAGCTGTTTGCTATCCATCATATGAAATTATTCGAGATTATCTTGCTTGGAGACAAGTTGACT GCCACATAAACAATCAGTACAATACTTGCTTTTGGATGCTTGTCAAATCTGGAAAAACCACAAAGGAAGCTCAAAGTCTCTTAAAG GGTACTCAAACACAAGAGAAGAATCAAATGCTCTTAAATCTATTCAAAATTGATTACAAGACATTACCCATCATATTTCGCAATGGCTCCTCTGTATTTTGGGACAag GAGATGATGTTGACAGATAATGGAGTGATTACAAAATCATACAAGAAAGTGGTAGTGGAACATCCAAATATAATTGAAGATTGCTTTTGGGAAACACACCCACTCATACTTGAAGAGATGTCCCCAAGATCATGA
- the LOC111881383 gene encoding tRNA(His) guanylyltransferase 1 isoform X2, with translation MANSKYEYVKSFEIEDEVMYPNLVVVRIDGCNFERFSEINEFEKPNDEKALNLMNSCATSVLEKYPDIILAYGFSDEYSFIFKKETKFYQRRASKILSLIVSFFTSLYVEKWREFFPQNNMKSTPSFKSRVICCPSMEVLQAYLAWRQRECHSENQYNTCLWMLIKSGKSEREAHEILKGTKKQEKNEILFQQFGINYKNLPQMYRQGSCVLKTEVEETLKIHDNEPPVKRLQKKVIIVHSENIASRSFWNDYSCLCKDLSCFEQNVNNIKQEYMKLFQFENKLLPFTWIVIRIDGSHFHRFSEVHGFEKPNDEQALKLMNSCAVAVLEEFKDIVFAYGVSDEYSFILKRNTQLYQRRPSEMVSAIVSLFSSTYVMKWKEYFPKKELKYPSNFDGRAVCYPSYEIIRDYLAWRQVDCHINNQYNTCFWMLVKSGKTTKEAQSLLKGTQTQEKNQMLLNLFKIDYKTLPIIFRNGSSVFWDKEMMLTDNGVITKSYKKVVVEHPNIIEDCFWETHPLILEEMSPRS, from the exons ATGGCAAATAGCAAGTATGAGTATGTAAAATCTTTTGAAATTGAAGATGAAGTGATGTATCCCAACTTAGTTGTAGTTCGAATTGATGGGTGCAATTTTGAAAG ATTTTCTGAAATTAATGAGTTTGAAAAACCAAACGATGAAAAAGCTTTAAATTTGATGAACTCTTGTGCAACCTCAGTGCTTGAGAAGTATCCAGATATAATCTTGGCTTATGGTTTTAGTGATGAATACAG CTTCATTTTCAAGAAAGAAACCAAGTTTTACCAAAGGCGTGCTAG CAAGATTCTTTCCCTCATTGTCTCATTCTTCACATCTTTATATGTGGAAAAATGGAGGGAATTCTTTCCTCAAAACAACATGAAATCTACTCCTTCATTCAAATCACGTGTCATATGCTGTCCATCAATGGAGGTTCTTCAAGCATATCTTGCCTGGAGACAAAGAGAAT gtCATAGCGAAAACCAATACAACACTTGCCTTTGGATGTTGATTAAAAGTGGGAAATCAGAAAGAGAAGCACATGAAATCTTGAAG ggcacaaaaaaacaagaaaaaaacgAGATCCTTTTCCAACAATTTGGTATCAACTACAAAAATCTTCCACAAATGTATCGACAGGGTTCTTGTGTTCTCAAGACAGAG GTTGAGGAAACCTTAAAGATCCATGACAATGAACCCCCTGTAAAAAGACTGCAGAAGAAGGTCATAATCGTCCATTCAGAAAATATAGCTTCTAGAAGTTTCTGGAATGATTACTCCTGTCTTTGCAAAGATCTAAGTTGTTTTGAGCAAAATGTGAATAATATCAAACAAGAGTACATGAAATTGTTTCAGTTTGAGAACAAGTTGCTCCCATTTACTTGGATTGTAATAAGAATAGATGGCTCTCATTTCCACag ATTTTCTGAGGTTCATGGATTTGAGAAGCCTAATGATGAGCAAGCTTTGAAACTTATGAACTCATGTGCAGTTGCTGTTTTAGAGGAGTTTAAAGACATTGTTTTTGCATATGGAGTAAGTGATGAATACAG CTTTATCTTAAAGAGAAATACTCAACTCTATCAAAGACGCCCGAG TGAAATGGTGTCTGCAATTGTGTCATTATTTTCTTCAACATATGTGATGAAATGGAAAGAATATTTCCCTaaaaaagagttgaaatatcCATCAAATTTTGATGGAAGAGCTGTTTGCTATCCATCATATGAAATTATTCGAGATTATCTTGCTTGGAGACAAGTTGACT GCCACATAAACAATCAGTACAATACTTGCTTTTGGATGCTTGTCAAATCTGGAAAAACCACAAAGGAAGCTCAAAGTCTCTTAAAG GGTACTCAAACACAAGAGAAGAATCAAATGCTCTTAAATCTATTCAAAATTGATTACAAGACATTACCCATCATATTTCGCAATGGCTCCTCTGTATTTTGGGACAag GAGATGATGTTGACAGATAATGGAGTGATTACAAAATCATACAAGAAAGTGGTAGTGGAACATCCAAATATAATTGAAGATTGCTTTTGGGAAACACACCCACTCATACTTGAAGAGATGTCCCCAAGATCATGA